The following are encoded together in the Pungitius pungitius chromosome 7, fPunPun2.1, whole genome shotgun sequence genome:
- the rxfp3.2b gene encoding relaxin family peptide receptor 3.2b, translating into MQLNETGVQTLAPEPRIPREENAGNCSGGGGGSTANLSLHCWLQLLTRESIVEFQGDGANLAVRVTIACVYSTVCALGLVGNSLALYLLHSRYRQKQSSINCFVMGLAATDLQFVLTLPFWAVDTALDFRWPFGSVMCKIVSSVTAMNMYASVFFLTAMSVARYYTVASALKMHSRRAAATRAKWTSLGIWAVSLLATLPHAVYSTSVQVSDQELCLVRFTDSGSWDPQLLLGLYQLQKVLLGFLIPLIIITACYLLLARFILGRRMADAGGPEVERGRQKRRSKVTRSIVIVVLSFFLCWLPNQALTLWGVLIKFDLVPFSKAFYNAQAYAFPLTVCLAHTNSCLNPVLYCLIRKEFRAGLKELLLRATPSFRSLTRLLRRGAKVAEAPPVLALVPVDA; encoded by the coding sequence aTGCAGCTGAATGAGACTGGAGTTCAAACACTGGCTCCAGAGCCGCGGATCCCACGGGAGGAAAACGCCGGAAactgcagcggcggcggcggcggctccaccGCCAACCTGTCGCTGCACTGCTGGCTGCAGCTCCTCACCAGGGAGTCCATCGTGGAATTCCAAGGCGACGGCGCCAATCTGGCGGTGCGCGTGACCATAGCCTGTGTCTACTCCACCGTCTGTGCCCTCGGGCTGGTGGGCAACTCGCTGGCTCTCTACCTGCTGCACTCGCGTTACAGGCAGAAGCAGTCGTCCATCAACTGCTTCGTGATGGGGCTGGCCGCCACCGACCTCCAGTTCGTCCTGACTCTGCCCTTCTGGGCGGTGGACACGGCGCTGGACTTCCGCTGGCCGTTCGGCAGCGTGATGTGCAAGATCGTCAGCTCCGTCACCGCCATGAACATGTACGCCAGCGTGTTCTTCCTGACCGCCATGAGCGTGGCGCGCTACTACACCGTCGCCTCCGCCCTGAAGATGCACAGCCGGCGGGCGGCGGCCACCAGGGCCAAGTGGACGAGCCTGGGCATCTGGGCCGTCTCCCTGCTGGCCACTTTGCCGCACGCCGTCTACTCCACCAGCGTGCAGGTGTCGGATCAGGAGCTCTGCCTGGTGCGCTTCACGGACTCCGGCAGCTGGGACCCCCAGCTCCTTCTGGGTCTCTACCAGCTGCAAAAGGTCCTGCTGGGCTTCCTCATCCCTCTGATCATAATCACCGCCTGCTACCTGCTGCTGGCGCGCTTCATCCTCGGCCGGCGCATGGCCGACGCCGGGGGCCCGGAGGTCGAGCGGGGCCGGCAGAAGCGCCGCTCCAAGGTGACCCGATCCATCGTCATCGTGGTGCTGTCGTTCTTTCTGTGCTGGCTGCCCAACCAGGCGCTGACGCTGTGGGGCGTGCTCATAAAGTTCGACCTGGTGCCTTTCAGCAAGGCCTTCTACAACGCGCAGGCCTACGCCTTCCCGCTGACCGTGTGCTTGGCCCACACCAACAGCTGCCTCAACCCCGTGCTCTACTGCCTGATTCGCAAGGAGTTCCGGGCGGGGCTCAAGGAGCTTCTCCTCCGCGCCACGCCCTCCTTCAGGAGCCTGACTCGCCTGCTGCGTCGCGGGGCCAAAGTGGCCGAGGCGCCGCCCGTCCTGGCGCTGGTCCCAGTGGACGCCTGA